A region from the Silene latifolia isolate original U9 population chromosome 7, ASM4854445v1, whole genome shotgun sequence genome encodes:
- the LOC141590151 gene encoding uncharacterized protein LOC141590151, which yields MLDGWCDTTNSSLHKGGRVWILWKPNLFDVMVCQYDAQFIHTRITARTSQQQFWFTMVYAYNDGIGRRDLWQKLGVIAGQCSGAWALAGDFNTVIDPNERLGANTRQADMDEFLDYISTCGVTDIAATGAYYTWTNKQKPLTRVFSRLNRFMVNQEWMTQFPNMMAHFHPEGLFDHCPCTVSNCEVGGGKRASFKYLNIYVGQSR from the coding sequence ATGTTAGATGGCTGGTGTGACACTACTAATAGTAGCCTGCATAAAGGAGGACGTGTATGGATTCTCTGGAAACCTAATCTTTTTGATGTCATGGTGTGTCAATATGATGCACAATTTATTCATACAAGGATAACTGCTAGGACCTCCCAGCAACAGTTTTGGTTCACAATGGTGTATGCTTACAATGATGGTATTGGAAGGAGAGATCTATGGCAGAAGCTAGGAGTTATTGCAGGTCAATGCAGTGGGGCTTGGGCTTTGGCAGGAGATTTTAACACTGTTATTGATCCTAATGAAAGACTGGGTGCTAACACCAGACAGGCTGATATGGATGAATTTTTAGATTATATTTCTACCTGTGGTGTCACTGATATTGCTGCTACTGGGGCTTACTATACATGGACTAACAAACAGAAACCACTTACAAGAGTGTTTAGTCGTTTGAACAGGTTCATGGTTAATCAGGAGTGGATGACTCAGTTCCCTAACATGATGGCACATTTCCATCCAGAGGGTTTATTTGACCACTGTCCTTGTACTGTGAGCAACTGTGAAGTAGGAGGTGGCAAGAGAGCTAGTTTCAAGTACCTCAATATATATGTGGGGCAAAGCAGATGA